The Streptomyces sp. DH-12 genome has a window encoding:
- a CDS encoding SSI family serine proteinase inhibitor — translation MTALPSLPSPSASSSTASPSPRRRFLAGGAALVAVLASLTASPSPARADEPARDGGRLTVTVRDAGGGADGTYEVRCRPSGGTHPDPDGACAAVQRQTRWGQDAFAPVPRDAVCTLRYGGPATARITGTWAGRRVDAAYDRTNGCAIARWDRLVPLLPEAGRAAGAREA, via the coding sequence ATGACCGCCCTGCCCTCCCTCCCTTCCCCCTCCGCCTCGTCCTCCACCGCTTCCCCGTCTCCGCGGCGGCGGTTCCTCGCCGGGGGCGCCGCCCTCGTCGCGGTCCTCGCCTCGCTCACCGCGTCCCCCTCCCCGGCGCGGGCCGATGAGCCGGCGCGGGACGGGGGCCGGCTCACCGTCACCGTGCGGGACGCGGGCGGCGGGGCGGACGGGACGTACGAGGTGCGGTGCCGGCCGAGCGGCGGGACGCATCCCGACCCCGACGGGGCCTGCGCGGCCGTCCAGCGGCAGACCCGGTGGGGACAGGACGCCTTCGCGCCGGTGCCGCGGGACGCCGTGTGCACCCTGCGGTACGGCGGTCCCGCCACCGCCCGGATCACCGGCACCTGGGCCGGCCGCCGCGTCGACGCGGCGTACGACCGTACGAACGGGTGCGCGATCGCACGCTGGGACCGGCTCGTGCCGCTGCTGCCCGAGGCGGGCCGGGCGGCGGGTGCGCGGGAGGCGTGA
- a CDS encoding PP2C family protein-serine/threonine phosphatase: protein MQRYQRGRGSRRLARARRLPAAVLIVAVLADLVWPPFNTFPLLATVPVIAAPMLSLRRTVASGAAACLAGWLLSFRENQEVDTRANVIGFTTLITLTVVAAFLNRMFAREREQLRTSRQVAEAVQRAMLPAVPERVRGLAVATRYRAAQEEALIGGDLYAAHETPHGLRMVIGDVRGKGTQAFTLVNTLLGAFHAAALQLPDLPAVVRAAEVQVQDAKAQERDAPFEDFVTAVFVEILPDRSALRVANRGHPAPLLVHGGEVTALEPKEPSLPLGLGDLAGPDVPVDRYDLPPGATVVLFTDGIIEARDRDGVFFDPVPPLTCLLPPDPGAALDAMLAALFRHTDELDDDAAALAVTRLPDENAAEGSPAAAHR, encoded by the coding sequence ATGCAGCGATACCAGCGCGGAAGGGGCTCGAGGCGTCTCGCCCGGGCCCGCCGCCTGCCGGCCGCCGTGCTGATCGTCGCGGTCCTCGCCGACCTCGTCTGGCCGCCGTTCAACACCTTCCCGCTCCTGGCGACCGTCCCGGTGATCGCGGCGCCGATGCTCTCCCTGCGCCGGACCGTCGCCAGCGGCGCGGCGGCCTGCCTGGCCGGCTGGCTCCTGTCCTTCCGCGAGAACCAGGAGGTGGACACCAGGGCGAACGTCATCGGCTTCACGACCCTCATCACCCTGACCGTCGTCGCGGCGTTCCTCAACCGGATGTTCGCCCGCGAACGGGAGCAACTGCGCACGTCACGCCAGGTGGCGGAGGCCGTCCAGCGCGCCATGCTGCCCGCCGTACCGGAACGGGTCCGCGGGCTGGCCGTGGCCACCCGGTACCGGGCCGCCCAGGAGGAGGCCCTGATCGGCGGCGACCTGTACGCGGCCCACGAGACGCCCCACGGGCTGCGCATGGTGATCGGTGACGTCCGCGGCAAGGGCACGCAGGCGTTCACGCTGGTCAACACCCTGCTGGGCGCCTTCCACGCGGCGGCCCTGCAACTGCCGGACCTGCCCGCGGTCGTCCGGGCCGCGGAGGTGCAGGTGCAGGACGCCAAGGCCCAGGAGCGGGACGCCCCCTTCGAGGACTTCGTCACCGCCGTCTTCGTCGAGATCCTCCCCGACCGGTCCGCGCTCCGCGTGGCGAACCGGGGGCATCCCGCGCCGCTGCTGGTCCACGGGGGCGAGGTGACGGCGCTGGAGCCGAAGGAGCCCTCACTGCCGCTGGGGCTGGGCGACCTGGCCGGCCCCGACGTCCCGGTGGACCGGTACGACCTGCCTCCCGGCGCCACGGTGGTGCTGTTCACCGACGGCATCATCGAGGCCCGCGACCGCGACGGCGTCTTCTTCGACCCCGTCCCCCCGCTCACCTGCCTCCTGCCCCCGGATCCCGGGGCCGCGCTGGACGCCATGCTGGCCGCCCTGTTCCGGCACACCGACGAGCTCGATGACGACGCGGCAGCCCTGGCCGTCACCCGCCTCCCGGACGAGAACGCGGCCGAGGGGAGCCCCGCCGCCGCACACCGCTGA
- a CDS encoding MarR family transcriptional regulator, translating to MHANPRPPATQQEAMRAMDRLIATHLVGQQEMAQVMGLNVTDVTCFGFVVGAGEDLLTAGELAERVHVTTGAMTGILNRLERAGFITRRPDPADRRRVRVAAQPDAVALARRLYEPYYARLAELFADYSPEELAVLNDWFTRATGLAETFRETRRRES from the coding sequence ATGCACGCCAATCCGCGCCCGCCCGCCACGCAGCAGGAGGCGATGCGGGCGATGGACCGACTGATCGCGACGCACCTGGTCGGCCAGCAGGAGATGGCCCAGGTCATGGGCCTGAACGTCACCGACGTGACCTGCTTCGGCTTCGTCGTCGGGGCGGGGGAGGACCTGCTCACCGCCGGTGAGCTGGCGGAACGCGTCCACGTCACCACCGGCGCGATGACCGGCATCCTCAACCGCCTGGAGCGCGCCGGCTTCATCACCCGCCGCCCCGACCCCGCCGACCGCCGCCGCGTCCGCGTGGCCGCGCAGCCCGACGCGGTGGCCCTGGCACGCCGCCTGTACGAGCCGTACTACGCACGCCTCGCCGAGCTCTTCGCGGACTACTCCCCCGAGGAACTGGCCGTGCTGAACGACTGGTTCACGCGTGCCACCGGGCTCGCGGAAACCTTCCGCGAGACCCGCCGCCGCGAGAGCTGA
- a CDS encoding PAS domain-containing protein, translating into MSSRPSRGAARLAAILDALPDALVLVNANGTVVNANTIALEAFEAPGTALVGRGLLDLLPQFDSKLIPGSMRRPDHIDPRGRTKPTRMIARRTDGTEFPVEVTSANLENNQQTYDSYGYTDDELLMLVVRDLSGTVDTEAELARSQRQTEMILRAASEGVVGTDTDGRIVLVNPAAAQILGYRAGELGGRELHTLVLHSRADGSPFPYSESPLADTLRSGRKHRVRGQVLYAKNGDKLPVDLTTAPVRDGDQLVGAVMTFLDRRPYDALVKEKENAEREHAEELERLAEEHGSELTALRQSHVTEVEELREKHAEELAAHEERYAALGEREKDRYEALAARHEQLLTLLGRSLRGPLDELRRELSALAADDAGQLWPEANQVLHHLSAGYSRITTLIDNVLGYQRLDAGTEQIARTKVMLDAVVAAGVDGAVELIGPGRVQFAVHAPPIEAEVDPRLLATALAHLVADVAGVDATGNTPLSAGGYLDNTVVVAAAQRGEVVRIEVRGPYGGGDPVHEPIVRGIVRAHGGVLQTHEVPGMSGSAFVLEVPIGGGAGAVAASAAPQDAVVQDAVAQAEEAAAHAEPSPSGGGRRARRSSVDAFLESNVPDGGSGDGEDPAVPAAEAPQPTGRRRRRAAPPVEPVQAQLPAQVSGEGAAVSGGTGRRRGRPAEDAAGATGAEVELAGAGVSEGSVVTAAEHAAGAAASNTGLGGTVPPQGVPAPSGRRARRADGEQQALAPALPAASDANGASGAAQGGVAVHVPAQGAGPDQQQPTGRRRRALAAANERAAAQEAAPRTVFALPPAGADQDEQAVQAGQPGQAGQAEVVGQAPQSAPGQQAAGQMPPAEVPVPVPVQRQAPQSPVAPGQVPGVQELPGARTAGQAAPGAVPNGQTPQPVAPGAQPVAPAAAQGVAQAAGQVVPPAAGQAVPPNGQAAPSAPQAVPPHPQAPAPAPRAAGPNLQPAGPNAQPVPPHPQGAGHAPQPAAPNLQPVGPTPQPIPPNQQAATSAPQAAAPNPQPVGSDAPAPQAPVPPAPQSVPPAPQPAGAAAQVPQPGVPAPQAPARPAPAPAPQGAPADAGRHDAVPLDQSEDHTPPQPHPTSAPTGRRRRAVAPPSEAAQAPGASEQWEAVPPQGVPAAAPLPPAQPLPAETPPAHAAPQHGRPAPNAATPPAGTPAPRQWPAASDTSGAGVPLPNASQPTPSGGTPLPPEDAPAPDRRAAQPLPAEAAAPVDPNSTQGRAISVRTLGQGVPFNRQAAQVQQPSASATPPPHQPGGSGRRRKLGTRNDQAAASGQAPAAAQAPAAAQGARPHPPAEPAPPAGQAPAPQQDRGTAAAFAQPPAQPTPTPSGQSRLAPPAETAGRSYAIGAPDADAAEGPEPLDGPGGAVEVADPPRPQPMDDELPPEPLDNPRRLLVWPAPDVSTQQALSDRGYRPVIVHSREEVDAQIAAFPAALFVDPLTGPITRTALQSLRQAAGAAEVPVMVTAGLGQASRDAAYGADPAVLLKALAPRDSEQHPPRVLLIEEHAEIALALTGTLERRGMQVARAASDADAVALAGQFRPNLVVMDLMRVHRQAGQAGIIDWLRANGQLTRTPLVVYTAAVDAADLPRLTSGETVLFLAERSTSVEVQERIVDLLSRIGTN; encoded by the coding sequence GTGAGCAGCAGGCCATCCCGAGGCGCTGCTCGCCTCGCAGCCATACTGGACGCGCTTCCCGACGCCCTGGTGCTGGTCAACGCCAACGGGACCGTCGTCAACGCCAACACCATCGCCCTCGAGGCCTTCGAGGCGCCGGGCACCGCCCTGGTGGGGCGCGGGCTGCTGGACCTGCTGCCGCAGTTCGACAGCAAGCTCATCCCCGGCTCCATGCGGCGGCCCGACCACATCGACCCCCGCGGCCGCACCAAGCCGACCCGGATGATCGCCCGGCGGACCGACGGGACCGAGTTCCCCGTCGAGGTCACCAGTGCGAACCTGGAGAACAACCAGCAGACCTACGACAGTTACGGCTACACCGACGACGAGCTGCTGATGCTCGTCGTCCGGGACCTCTCCGGCACCGTCGACACCGAGGCGGAGCTCGCCCGGTCGCAGCGGCAGACGGAGATGATCCTGCGAGCCGCCTCCGAGGGCGTCGTCGGCACCGACACCGACGGGCGGATCGTCCTGGTCAACCCGGCCGCCGCCCAGATCCTCGGCTACCGGGCCGGCGAGCTCGGCGGCCGCGAACTGCACACCCTCGTGCTGCACTCACGCGCCGACGGCTCCCCCTTCCCCTACTCCGAGTCCCCGCTCGCCGACACCCTGCGCTCCGGCCGCAAGCACCGCGTGCGCGGCCAGGTCCTCTACGCCAAGAACGGCGACAAGCTGCCGGTCGACCTGACCACCGCCCCGGTGCGCGACGGCGACCAGCTCGTCGGCGCGGTCATGACGTTCCTCGACCGCCGCCCCTACGACGCGCTGGTCAAGGAGAAGGAGAACGCCGAGCGCGAGCACGCGGAGGAGCTGGAACGGCTCGCCGAGGAGCACGGCTCCGAACTGACCGCCCTGCGCCAGAGCCACGTCACCGAGGTGGAGGAGCTCCGCGAGAAACACGCGGAGGAACTCGCCGCGCACGAGGAGCGGTACGCCGCCCTCGGCGAACGCGAGAAGGACCGCTACGAGGCCCTCGCCGCCCGGCACGAACAGCTCCTCACCCTCCTCGGCCGCTCCCTGCGCGGCCCGCTCGACGAACTGCGCCGCGAACTGTCCGCGCTGGCCGCCGACGACGCGGGGCAGCTGTGGCCCGAGGCCAACCAGGTGCTCCACCACCTGTCGGCCGGCTACTCCCGCATCACCACCCTCATCGACAACGTCCTCGGCTACCAGCGGCTCGACGCCGGCACCGAGCAGATAGCCCGCACGAAGGTGATGCTCGACGCGGTCGTCGCGGCCGGTGTCGACGGGGCCGTGGAGCTGATCGGGCCGGGCCGCGTGCAGTTCGCGGTGCACGCGCCGCCCATCGAGGCCGAGGTGGACCCGCGACTGCTCGCGACCGCCCTCGCCCACCTGGTCGCCGACGTCGCGGGCGTCGACGCGACCGGCAACACGCCCCTGTCGGCGGGCGGTTACCTGGACAACACGGTCGTCGTCGCGGCGGCCCAGCGCGGCGAGGTCGTCCGCATCGAGGTCCGCGGCCCGTACGGCGGCGGCGACCCGGTGCACGAGCCGATCGTGCGCGGGATCGTCCGGGCGCACGGCGGAGTGCTCCAGACGCACGAGGTGCCGGGGATGAGCGGCAGCGCGTTCGTCCTCGAGGTGCCGATCGGGGGCGGGGCGGGGGCCGTGGCGGCCTCCGCCGCACCGCAGGACGCGGTGGTGCAGGACGCGGTGGCGCAGGCCGAGGAGGCCGCCGCTCACGCCGAGCCCTCGCCGAGCGGTGGAGGGCGCCGGGCGCGGCGCTCGTCCGTCGACGCCTTCCTGGAGAGCAACGTGCCGGACGGCGGCAGCGGCGACGGTGAGGATCCCGCCGTTCCCGCCGCGGAGGCACCGCAGCCCACCGGGCGGCGGAGGCGGCGTGCGGCTCCTCCCGTGGAGCCCGTACAGGCGCAGTTGCCGGCGCAGGTGTCCGGTGAGGGTGCGGCCGTGTCCGGCGGAACGGGGCGGCGGCGGGGCCGGCCGGCCGAGGACGCGGCGGGCGCAACCGGTGCCGAGGTGGAGCTCGCCGGTGCGGGGGTGTCCGAGGGCTCCGTCGTCACCGCCGCCGAGCACGCGGCGGGCGCCGCGGCCTCCAACACGGGGCTGGGCGGGACCGTTCCGCCGCAGGGCGTGCCCGCACCGTCCGGGCGTCGGGCCCGGCGCGCGGACGGTGAGCAGCAGGCGCTCGCGCCCGCGCTGCCCGCGGCCTCCGATGCGAACGGCGCGTCCGGCGCGGCACAGGGCGGGGTCGCCGTGCACGTCCCGGCGCAGGGTGCGGGCCCTGACCAGCAGCAGCCGACAGGGCGGCGCCGGCGTGCGCTGGCCGCCGCGAACGAGCGTGCGGCGGCGCAGGAGGCGGCACCGCGTACGGTGTTCGCGCTGCCGCCTGCGGGGGCGGACCAGGACGAGCAGGCGGTCCAGGCAGGACAGCCTGGTCAGGCAGGGCAGGCCGAGGTCGTGGGGCAGGCGCCGCAGTCGGCTCCCGGCCAGCAGGCCGCCGGGCAGATGCCTCCGGCGGAGGTCCCGGTCCCGGTTCCGGTTCAGAGGCAGGCTCCGCAGTCGCCCGTGGCACCGGGTCAGGTGCCGGGTGTTCAGGAACTTCCGGGTGCTCGGACGGCTGGGCAGGCGGCGCCGGGTGCCGTACCGAACGGGCAGACTCCGCAGCCTGTCGCTCCGGGTGCACAGCCGGTCGCTCCGGCCGCTGCGCAGGGCGTGGCTCAGGCCGCCGGGCAGGTTGTGCCTCCGGCCGCCGGGCAGGCCGTGCCTCCGAACGGGCAGGCGGCGCCGTCCGCACCGCAGGCCGTTCCCCCGCACCCGCAGGCCCCAGCGCCCGCGCCGCGAGCCGCCGGGCCGAACCTCCAGCCGGCCGGCCCGAACGCCCAGCCCGTACCCCCGCACCCACAGGGCGCGGGACACGCGCCCCAGCCCGCCGCGCCCAACCTCCAGCCGGTCGGCCCCACTCCGCAGCCGATCCCGCCGAACCAGCAGGCCGCGACGTCCGCGCCTCAGGCCGCCGCGCCCAACCCGCAGCCCGTCGGGTCCGACGCGCCGGCCCCGCAGGCCCCCGTACCGCCGGCCCCGCAGTCTGTACCGCCGGCCCCGCAGCCGGCCGGCGCCGCCGCTCAGGTGCCCCAGCCCGGTGTTCCGGCACCGCAGGCTCCCGCGCGGCCCGCCCCGGCTCCCGCGCCGCAGGGTGCCCCGGCCGATGCCGGCCGGCACGACGCCGTGCCGTTGGACCAGTCCGAGGACCACACCCCGCCGCAGCCGCACCCCACCAGCGCGCCCACGGGCCGCCGTCGCCGTGCGGTCGCTCCGCCGTCCGAGGCCGCGCAGGCGCCCGGCGCTTCCGAGCAGTGGGAGGCGGTGCCTCCGCAGGGCGTGCCCGCAGCGGCCCCGCTCCCGCCGGCCCAGCCGCTGCCCGCCGAGACACCGCCCGCGCATGCCGCGCCGCAGCACGGCCGGCCCGCGCCGAACGCGGCCACCCCGCCCGCCGGGACTCCGGCCCCGCGGCAGTGGCCCGCCGCGAGCGACACCTCCGGCGCCGGTGTGCCCCTCCCGAACGCGTCGCAGCCCACGCCGTCGGGCGGCACCCCGCTGCCGCCCGAGGACGCGCCCGCGCCGGACCGGCGGGCCGCCCAGCCGCTGCCCGCCGAGGCCGCCGCGCCGGTGGACCCGAACTCGACGCAGGGGCGTGCCATCAGCGTGCGGACGCTGGGGCAGGGCGTGCCGTTCAACCGGCAGGCCGCCCAGGTGCAGCAGCCGTCGGCGTCGGCCACGCCGCCTCCGCACCAGCCGGGCGGTTCCGGTCGCCGCCGCAAGCTCGGCACCCGCAACGACCAGGCCGCCGCGAGCGGCCAGGCCCCCGCCGCCGCGCAGGCCCCCGCCGCCGCCCAGGGCGCCCGCCCGCACCCTCCGGCCGAACCCGCGCCGCCCGCCGGCCAGGCGCCCGCACCGCAACAGGACCGCGGCACGGCCGCCGCCTTCGCCCAGCCTCCGGCGCAGCCCACGCCGACGCCGTCCGGGCAGTCCCGGCTCGCGCCGCCCGCCGAGACCGCCGGACGTTCCTACGCGATAGGGGCGCCGGACGCGGACGCCGCCGAGGGTCCCGAGCCGCTGGACGGTCCGGGCGGGGCCGTGGAGGTGGCGGACCCGCCGCGTCCGCAGCCGATGGACGACGAACTGCCGCCGGAACCGCTGGACAACCCGCGCCGGTTGCTGGTGTGGCCCGCGCCGGACGTGTCGACGCAGCAGGCGTTGAGCGACCGCGGCTACCGCCCGGTGATCGTGCACTCCCGTGAGGAGGTCGACGCGCAGATCGCGGCCTTCCCGGCGGCGCTGTTCGTCGACCCGCTGACCGGACCGATCACGCGCACCGCCCTGCAGTCGCTGCGTCAGGCGGCGGGCGCGGCCGAGGTGCCGGTGATGGTCACGGCCGGACTCGGGCAGGCCTCCCGCGACGCCGCGTACGGCGCCGACCCGGCGGTGCTGCTGAAGGCGCTCGCGCCGCGCGACAGCGAGCAGCACCCGCCGCGGGTCCTGCTGATCGAGGAGCACGCGGAGATCGCACTGGCCCTGACCGGCACGCTGGAACGGCGCGGGATGCAGGTCGCGCGGGCCGCGAGCGACGCCGACGCGGTGGCGCTGGCGGGGCAGTTCCGGCCGAACCTGGTGGTGATGGACCTGATGCGGGTGCACCGCCAGGCCGGGCAGGCCGGGATCATCGACTGGCTGCGGGCGAACGGGCAGCTCACCCGCACCCCGCTGGTCGTCTACACGGCCGCCGTGGACGCGGCGGACCTGCCCCGGCTGACCTCCGGCGAGACGGTGCTGTTCCTCGCGGAGCGGTCCACCAGCGTCGAGGTGCAGGAGCGGATCGTCGACCTGTTGTCGCGGATCGGCACCAACTGA
- a CDS encoding VOC family protein yields the protein MFNAITQSQIYVLDQDEAVDFYVGKLGLEITADVDMGFMRWLTVGVPGHPERQILLEKPGAPAMSEETAEQVRELVTKGAMGGWLILTTDDCRKTYETLLEKGVEFTEEPTERPYGIDCGLRDPFGNRIRFTQPRA from the coding sequence ATGTTCAACGCCATCACGCAGTCGCAGATATACGTCCTCGACCAGGACGAGGCCGTCGACTTCTACGTCGGCAAGCTCGGCCTGGAGATCACCGCAGACGTCGACATGGGTTTCATGCGCTGGTTGACCGTCGGCGTACCGGGCCACCCCGAGCGGCAGATTCTTCTGGAGAAGCCGGGTGCGCCGGCGATGTCGGAGGAGACGGCGGAGCAGGTGCGCGAGCTGGTGACCAAGGGAGCCATGGGCGGCTGGCTCATCCTCACCACGGACGACTGCCGCAAGACCTACGAGACGCTGCTCGAGAAGGGGGTGGAGTTCACCGAGGAGCCCACCGAGCGTCCGTACGGAATCGACTGCGGTCTGCGTGACCCCTTCGGCAACCGCATCCGCTTCACCCAGCCGAGGGCCTGA
- a CDS encoding AraC family transcriptional regulator — MSLAAEETNRRMLRARDVMDRSYAQPLDVPALARVAHVSQAHFTRTFRATFGETPHRYLQRRRVERAMFLLRETDRSVTDISFEVGFTSPGTFSRTFRDIVGRSPRTYRKEAVATGVPTCFTMAWTRPHA; from the coding sequence GTGAGCCTCGCTGCAGAAGAGACCAATCGTCGTATGCTCCGAGCGCGTGACGTGATGGACCGCAGCTACGCGCAGCCGCTGGACGTCCCTGCCCTGGCCCGCGTCGCACACGTGTCGCAGGCCCACTTCACGCGTACCTTCCGGGCCACGTTCGGTGAGACACCGCACCGCTACCTGCAGCGTCGCCGCGTGGAACGGGCGATGTTCCTGCTACGGGAGACCGACCGCAGCGTGACGGACATCAGTTTCGAGGTCGGCTTCACCAGCCCGGGCACCTTCAGCCGGACGTTCCGGGACATCGTCGGCCGGTCGCCGCGGACGTACCGCAAGGAAGCGGTTGCCACGGGTGTGCCGACGTGCTTCACGATGGCGTGGACTCGGCCGCATGCCTGA
- a CDS encoding potassium channel family protein — translation MVTAYFLLPLDRLGPRRPVLSWVLFGAALALIAVLLLVQVARVLLAVPGARPGLVIPPLMCLSVLVFATAYQGLAQHPGELDGIATRLDALYFTLVTLATVGYGDITPRGQGARLVAILQILYSFVFLTAAATALTNHLRNALRRHGDPGPPT, via the coding sequence ATGGTCACCGCGTACTTCCTGCTGCCGCTGGACCGGCTCGGCCCGCGCCGCCCGGTGCTGAGCTGGGTGTTGTTCGGGGCGGCCCTCGCACTGATCGCCGTCCTGCTGCTGGTCCAGGTCGCCCGTGTGCTGCTGGCCGTCCCGGGCGCCCGTCCGGGGCTGGTCATCCCGCCGCTGATGTGCCTGTCCGTGCTGGTCTTCGCCACCGCCTACCAGGGGCTCGCCCAGCACCCCGGCGAGCTGGACGGCATCGCCACGCGCCTGGACGCCCTCTACTTCACGCTGGTCACCCTCGCCACCGTCGGGTACGGGGACATCACCCCGCGCGGGCAGGGCGCGCGTCTGGTCGCGATCCTGCAGATCCTCTACAGCTTCGTCTTCCTCACGGCGGCGGCCACCGCACTGACCAACCACCTGCGCAACGCCCTGCGCCGGCACGGAGATCCGGGCCCGCCGACGTGA
- a CDS encoding FAD-binding oxidoreductase: MDATALDNLREALRGPLVTPQDAGYDETRSVYNAMIDRRPAAVARCTGTADVRTTIAFARQTGADLAVRGGGHSGPGLCLVDGGLTLDLSLMRWVRVDPVNRTAQVGGGSLLGDLDHETHAFGLGVPSGINSTTGVGGLTLGGGHGHLTRTYGLTIDSLVAADVVLADGSVVTATEKEHPDLLWALRGGGGNFGVVTSFTFRLHPVHTVGVAVTVWPVERTTDVLRWYREFLPAAPEDLNGFFAVMSVPPAPPFPEPLHGRKVCAVVWCYTGDLEGGRLDEVLSVVDDPAPPAFHFATPMPYPVLQTMFDALVPKGLQWYWRGDFFDAVPDEAVAVHERFGQELPTALSTMHLYPVDGAAHDVAPGETAWAYRDATWSGVIAGIDPDPANAALIRQWCVDYWSELHPHSMGGSYVNFLGEAEGPDRVRSTYRDNHARLSAVKRTYDPDNLFRANQNIPPSAA; the protein is encoded by the coding sequence ATGGACGCAACCGCACTGGACAATCTGCGCGAGGCCCTGCGAGGTCCCCTCGTGACGCCGCAGGACGCCGGGTACGACGAGACCCGCTCCGTCTACAACGCGATGATCGACCGCCGTCCCGCCGCCGTCGCCCGCTGCACGGGCACGGCGGACGTGCGCACCACGATCGCCTTCGCCCGGCAGACGGGCGCCGACCTGGCCGTGCGCGGCGGCGGGCACAGCGGCCCCGGCCTGTGCCTGGTCGACGGCGGTCTCACCCTCGACCTGTCCCTGATGCGCTGGGTCCGGGTCGACCCGGTGAACAGGACGGCCCAGGTGGGCGGGGGCAGCCTGCTCGGCGACCTGGACCACGAGACGCACGCCTTCGGGCTCGGCGTGCCGTCCGGCATCAACTCCACCACCGGCGTGGGCGGTCTCACGCTGGGCGGCGGCCACGGCCACCTGACCCGCACGTACGGTCTGACGATCGACAGCCTGGTCGCGGCGGACGTGGTCCTGGCCGACGGCAGCGTCGTCACCGCCACCGAGAAGGAACACCCGGACCTGCTGTGGGCGCTGCGGGGCGGCGGCGGCAACTTCGGCGTGGTCACGTCGTTCACCTTCCGGCTGCACCCGGTGCACACGGTCGGCGTGGCGGTCACCGTGTGGCCGGTCGAGCGGACCACGGACGTGCTGCGCTGGTACCGGGAGTTCCTGCCCGCGGCGCCCGAGGACCTCAACGGCTTCTTCGCCGTCATGTCCGTCCCTCCCGCCCCGCCCTTCCCCGAGCCGCTCCACGGGCGGAAGGTGTGCGCCGTGGTCTGGTGCTACACCGGCGACCTGGAGGGCGGACGCCTGGACGAGGTGCTGTCCGTGGTGGACGACCCGGCCCCGCCGGCCTTCCACTTCGCCACGCCGATGCCGTACCCGGTCCTCCAGACGATGTTCGACGCGCTGGTCCCCAAGGGGCTCCAGTGGTACTGGCGCGGAGACTTCTTCGACGCGGTCCCCGACGAGGCGGTCGCGGTGCACGAGCGGTTCGGGCAGGAGCTGCCGACCGCCCTGTCGACCATGCACCTGTATCCCGTGGACGGAGCGGCCCACGACGTCGCCCCGGGCGAGACGGCCTGGGCCTACCGGGACGCGACGTGGTCCGGCGTCATCGCGGGCATCGACCCCGACCCGGCCAACGCCGCCCTGATCCGCCAGTGGTGCGTCGACTACTGGTCGGAGCTCCACCCGCACTCCATGGGCGGCTCCTACGTCAACTTCCTCGGCGAGGCCGAGGGACCGGACCGCGTCCGCTCCACCTACCGCGACAACCACGCGCGCCTCAGCGCCGTCAAACGCACCTACGACCCCGACAACCTCTTCCGCGCCAACCAGAACATCCCGCCGTCCGCGGCCTGA
- a CDS encoding HGxxPAAW family protein — protein sequence MSAHPYDHGHTVAGWTGCGIAVAGTAVLGVGVCAVSGPLLLAGAAVEVIALLVTWALHLAGWGKPSGPRPRQEWSWRVRDSGARAGHAECVGCRLAGRRGGPVGEPAPVTAPTAAPAVSPAPAAPVEADPVGAGS from the coding sequence ATGAGCGCGCATCCATATGACCACGGGCACACCGTCGCCGGATGGACCGGCTGCGGGATCGCCGTCGCCGGGACGGCCGTCCTGGGCGTGGGCGTCTGCGCCGTTTCCGGGCCGCTGCTCCTCGCCGGCGCGGCGGTCGAGGTGATCGCCCTCCTCGTCACCTGGGCCCTGCATCTCGCCGGGTGGGGCAAACCGTCGGGGCCCCGGCCCAGGCAGGAGTGGAGCTGGCGGGTGCGTGACAGCGGCGCCCGCGCGGGGCACGCGGAGTGCGTGGGGTGCCGCCTGGCCGGGCGGAGGGGCGGACCGGTCGGTGAGCCTGCGCCGGTGACCGCGCCGACCGCGGCGCCGGCGGTCTCGCCCGCCCCGGCCGCCCCCGTCGAGGCGGACCCGGTGGGCGCCGGGAGCTGA